In Helianthus annuus cultivar XRQ/B chromosome 9, HanXRQr2.0-SUNRISE, whole genome shotgun sequence, the following are encoded in one genomic region:
- the LOC110879711 gene encoding flavin-containing monooxygenase FMO GS-OX-like 9, with protein MVSVRNPPRNVCVIGAGPSGLVAARELKKEGQKVVVLEQNHDVGGQWLYDPKVEGQDPLGKDTMGSGLTVHSSIYDSLRLTSPREIMGFTDFPFLIKKGRDTRRFPGHKELFLYLKDFCEWFGLREMIRFNTKVEYVGILDYGAFGEDLKWIVKSKVKDSDEVISEVFDAVVVATGHYSYPRLPSIKGMDAWRRKQMHSHLYRVPEPFRDQVVVVVGNSLSGQDIAMELVNVAKEIHLSSKSLNVSEGLSKVISKHDNLHLRPTIECLHEDGRVVFVDGSGITADTIIYCTGYSYAFPFLDTKGAIGIDDDRVGPLYEHTFPPSLAPSLSFIGIPRKLIGFPFFESQAKWIAQLLSGKRSLPPRDEMMKSIQEFYKSREAAGIPKHNTHDIADFEYCDKYGDYVGFPHLEEWRKDLCISALINSDVNLETYRDIYDDEELLQVAHQSPHFTQLEHEALSSSL; from the exons ATGGTTTCAGTCAGGAATCCACCAAGAAACGTGTGTGTTATCGGTGCTGGCCCATCCGGTTTGGTTGCTGCCCGGGAGCTCAAGAAAGAAGGCCAAAAAGTGGTGGTTTTGGAACAAAATCATGATGTTGGAGGACAATGGTTATATGACCCGAAAGTTGAAGGGCAAGATCCCTTAGGAAAAGACACAATGGGCTCGGGTTTAACCGTTCATAGCAGCATCTATGATTCGTTAAGGCTCACATCGCCTAGAGAGATAATGGGGTTCACTGATTTCCCTTTCTTGATCAAGAAGGGTAGGGATACAAGAAGATTTCCTGGTCATAAAGAACTTTTCTTGTACCTTAAAGATTTTTGTGAATGGTTTGGTTTAAGGGAGATGATTAGGTTTAATACCAAAGTTGAGTATGTTGGGATATTGGATTATGGTGCCTTTGGTGAAGATCTAAAATGGATTGTTAAAAGCAAAGTTAAAGATTCCGATGAGGTGATATCGGAGGTGTTTGATGCGGTTGTTGTGGCCACCGGACACTATTCCTATCCTAGATTGCCTTCTATCAAAG GAATGGATGCATGGAGAAGAAAGCAAATGCATAGCCACCTTTACAGGGTTCCTGAGCCGTTTCGCGACCAG gtggtggtggtagtggggAACTCATTGAGTGGGCAAGATATAGCAATGGAGCTTGTGAATGTAGCAAAGGAGATCCATCTTAGTTCCAAATCACTTAATGTTTCAGAGGGTTTATCAAAAGTGATCTCTAAACATGATAATCTACATCTTCGTCCGACT ATTGAATGTCTACACGAGGATGGACGGGTTGTTTTTGTCGACGGTTCAGGGATCACTGCAGACACAATCATATATTGCACAGG GTATTCATATGCATTCCCCTTTCTTGACACCAAAGGAGCAATAGGTATTGATGATGACAGAGTGGGACCTTTATATGAACACACCTTTCCTCCAAGCCTTGCCCCATCTCTCTCCTTTATAGGCATTCCTAGAAAG CTTATAGGATTTCCTTTCTTTGAATCACAAGCAAAATGGATTGCTCAGTTGTTGTCTGGCAAGAGAAGTTTGCCACCAAGAGATGAAATGATGAAATCCATTCAAGAATTCTATAAATCTAGAGAAGCTGCTGGTATTCCTAAGCATAATACGCATGATATAGCCGATTTTGAG TACTGTGATAAGTATGGAGATTACGTTGGATTCCCTCACTTAGAAGAATGGAGGAAAGATCTTTGTATTTCGGCTCTGATCAATTCGGACGTGAACTTGGAGACATATCGTGATATATATGACGATGAAGAACTGCTTCAAGTTGCTCATCAAAGCCCTCATTTTACTCAACTTGAACATGAAGCTTTGTCTAGCTCCCTTTAA